The Lycium ferocissimum isolate CSIRO_LF1 unplaced genomic scaffold, AGI_CSIRO_Lferr_CH_V1 ctg2066, whole genome shotgun sequence sequence CCAGATGTTTGCAAACCTGCACACCATGCATGAGGTTTCTAGTACAAAACCATTGTAAGCAATTTAACAAGCTATCTTGCTGCTCTAGCTTATAAAGACTTGCTCTCAACGCTGACAGAGCCTCAAATGATTGTGTCATTCGGAAAAAGGTAATCATAGAGTCAATAGCGTTGATATCACTTTCTCTACAAAAGCAGCTTGGCCCATTGAAATTATTGAAAGGTGACAAGTCTAGAGCTCCGATCAGAGTTGATTACAGTAGATGTTCAACTTGATTCATATCCTAGACTGCAAAATGTGCTGGTTTTGTTTCCACCTCTCTTTGAAAGTTATAAGTACTTATTATTGTGCAGTGcacaacaaatttttggaactcCCTAAGTAACCATGGGGTGATCTTGATGCATTACTCTGACTTCTGTTCCACTCTCCTTTCTGCGTTCGCCAGTTTCTGGTACGAGAACAATCCTCTAAATAAATGAAACAACCTGTATTGGCAACTGCCAAGAACACCCCCATTACTCTCATCCTCAGAATTGCTGTCTTCATCATTCTCTGAATCATTATCCTCTTCTTCACCTTTCAGCTCTTCTTCATCAAAGACATTGGACCTGCAGATGGAGTATTCCAAGAATATTAGCTCAAGTGCTCCAACATAAATGGTAGAggtattcatgaacatagaaaCATTTCGGACACGCAGTCTCAAAAAAATATGCAACTCAGATAATGTGAAGCTAAAGTGAAATAAGCAAAGCTTAcattaggaaaaaaaatgaagttgtgATTCAAACATCTAGACAAGCAAGGTCCAACTATTTCCCACTGAGTGTTTCAATAAGCGCTTGGCTATAACGTTAAACATGCTTCCACAAATCTCTTGACTTCACTGGTAGATTAAGAAAgctaactttaaaaaaaaaaaaaaaaggcctctTCCCACGATTCCTGAACAATTGCCAGAGGATAAAGAACCAACCGAAAggtaggaaaaaaagaaaagaaagaaaagagaacttCTTCCCCCTGGAAAGGCTGCAAAGTCTAGTAGCCTCTCCAAGTTTTCATGTATAGAAGTAATTACAAGTATCCTCACATGAAGTTCCTTGTCCATTAACCCTTTACTATAAACTCTGTAATCAGGTCCTTATTAGCATCAAGTAGATGAATATACTTTGGTTTTTGGTTTGAACTAAAAATTTAGTCTATGTTgctcggatcctccaaaaatgccgCCGCACCCCTGACAAATTCTCCAAAACAGGCACTATTGTTTGGAGGATCCCACACGAGGcggcatttttggaggatccgaacAACATAGAATTCAGGAGTAGTATTTTTCCCTTTACAACATAGAATCAGGAGTAGTAGAGCATGTCTCTGTAGTTAGAATCGGAGTAGTAGAGCATGTCTCTGTAGTTTTTCCTTTTCCTGGTATGGAGGTCGAGGACTAGGGTAGAAGGGTAGTAGGTAGCTGAGTGTTGTCGTGGGAgaggcggggggggggggggtggaggaGTTTCCTCTACGCATATTCTCCTTATTTAGTAGTATTATTTAGTATTTATGTAGTTCTTATTCTTCATTTCTTAAGACTATTGTTACTTTATTTGCTTTGTTTATCTGGTTTTTTGTTGTCGTTATTTTCCTTTCACTACTGCTTTGATTACTTCTTTTGAGCTAaaggtctatcggaaacagcctctctaccccacaaagggaTGGGTAAGGTccgcgtacatcctaccctccccggATCCCATTTGTGGCATTTCACTGGCATATTGTTATTTTTGTACAcccaaaaaattgaaagaagTCATATGAGCCGAGATGTTAATGTTTTCCTTTTCCAAGCCAGGGACTCTTTATTCCTTCAACACATGAAAGGCTGAAAATGCTTGAAGAGGTTGGAAATCTCTCTATGCTACCCACAAGGTAGACAATCCTGCTTCCTCCCATTTACTCAAATACTACCTAGCTCAAGAAAGATCTAAGGTGTGGTACCAAAGCAATCGATAAACAGCTTGTGCATTGCAAAATAGCTGAATTTATGAAGAACAACTACATCCACAGAAAATGATGAGGATTAAATCAATATTACAGAACTTACACTCTGGGTTCATCAAACTGATGGTCCTCCCCTTCTGACTGCTTCTTTTCCGGATTGTAACCAACGGATACATGTCTCACAAAACTAAGCTGCAAAAGGAACAAAAAAGGATCTATGTCAGAGTATCAAAGAAATATTCAAATAGTTCAGTTGCACTAACACATAAGAAAACATTATTTTCGAAAAGCAAAATTGTGTCTCATTATGACAAGATAAGACTTCATCGATGAACTCCAAAGAAAGGTTGGCTTGTAATGAACGAAACGCTCTGCTTTCTTCCTCAGTTGGTCCTTGATCTGTTTCAAGTTTTACTTAATTAGAGGTTCAAATACACCCCAGGGAGGAAATTAAATTGCTTAAATATCCAATGCCAGAAATTCAAGTGGAATCTTAGATCAATAAGCAGTCTAAGTAAAAGTTATCACAGCTACTGGAAAGGATATGCATATTTGTATACCTTGTATCCTCACTGTCTACCATTTTGATTTCttcattttcccttctttttttcttattaggAGAATTCACATGAACCAGGATCTCCCTGCACACTTTGGGGTCATAAGGACAACCAAACAACTTGTTCACAAACCAAACTAGACCTTAGTGTTGACAATCTTCTTTATCAACATAATGTGGTCCACATTCTGAATCGATAATCACAGCTGCATAAGTGCACATAACCAATGTGGTACATCGGAAATCAACTCAAAGATGTATGCAGGATGATAGCCACCTATTTTACCAAATCAAATTAGTTGGAGAGGTTATATCTATACAGGATCTCAGGCGAGAACTATGCATATATCTATAGATCCCAGTCTGATAGACAGTGGCGGACCCTGGGTTTTAAGACGGCGGGGGCACCATTATTTTAACATAAACGCCAACAAAATTTTTAATGACGATTGAGCGATAATACCGTGTCGGACCGGTCACTAGTGGCGTAGCAGTGAcgaaaatacaagtatataggtcaaatatgtgtaataaataaaatttaacacaGTGAAGCAAATGATAGATCTGAACGAGCTCATTTAACACttattgttttcctaaaaataggctcaaaaaaataattaaaagtgacaTTCGGGTTCAATCCGGGATGACATGTAAGGGAAGCAGCAGTTGCAACCAACGTGGCCCAAAGACACTTTCATTTGTTAGAGtgcacaattaaatatatactaatttctcaaggtatatacacatatatatacataatttttttcgaAGGGTGGAAGTGCCGGTGCACTCCGACCCTTCCATTTGGGTCTGCCTCTACTGACAGAAGGAGCTATTCCCTTCGGCCAGTAGTCCAACATAACTGCTTACTAAAATTCTCATAGATCACGAATCTTAAGGTGTTTGAGTAATCCAGGGTTATGCTGTGTGGCTGTTTTCTATGCTTAGAATTTATGCTAGATATGTCTATCTCCATGGTTCATCGTCACAGATTTATTAGGTTGAAAGATTAGGAGATCAGAGATCCTTTTCCCGTAATGAAAAAGGGAGTTAATCAACCAGATGGATAGTGAATGAAACTATGTGGGCTAGTGAAAACACATTTAGCTGCAGAAGGTGAAGATCCTAGAATCATAAAACCTACGGATTCTCCAATGCCTGGAATTCGACAAATTGAATAATTTGAACCTCGTTTTCAGTCTGATCCTGTATCATCCCCTTTTCCAGACTGCAAATACCAATGTAATTAAAACAAGCATACAACCATCAAGCAGTATAAGATTATATAAATatagtttttcttgaaaacatcCTATGACTGAGAATAAACCTCATCGCCATCCTTGATCCCGTATGTTCCTATCAAATCATCATCTGTAAGTAGCTTCTGTCCGCAATAACTCAGGCAAAAATGTCCCCATACATGTAACCTGCAATAGCGTCAGACTCAAATTAGGAGTCGTAAAAAGCTAGTCCAAGTAATATTTAATGAAAAGGCTGGCCACTCTGTTTGGTCTTATAAACTGGTACTATTTCTTAACTGTTCAAAAGGAAATGAACAAGTCTTGACCAAGCTAGCACGAAAGTTGTTCATCTTTAGGACTCCATATAAAATAAGTGGGACAGTAAGCTGGACATGGTAATCAATAGTCTGTGATGCAGTCTAAGGAACAATTGATTAGCTAATAAGACATTTCACCTAATTGTGGAGAGTTTTGATGATCACACGCTAGTAGCTGCTGCTTTTAAGAAGGGGAACATGGAAtggtatttaaaattgattGTCAACAATAGCTTGAATGACTGAGAAGAAGAATAATCACAACATCCTTTAagactttttatattttttcttctaaattgccCCATTCTCATAGCTAGGTGAACAAAAAACATATGGATTGAGAACCAGAACGATGCGTCACAAATTATTTGCCCCTTCAATGTGTAGAATTAGGAACTCGGTTAGGGTTTGGTCCTTCAGGGATTTCTCAAGTAATGCATCAGGCACACAAACCCTAATCTATGTGGAATTGCAAGAAACGCCCAATAGTTCATTTCTTATCAAACTCCTTgagggtttccacgtaaaattgtgtgttgtttttttttttcgttgttATTGCTTTCATATATTGTTGTCTCATAACAATTTTGCATTTGCAATTTGCAATGTACATATATGGTACATACCATGAAACCTTGCAATGGCTGAAGGACTCTACCACTGCGCGTTTGAGATCTTCCACGCTCCCATTTCTAGCCACTTCAATATCTACAAATCGGTAAAATTCATCAATACATGAAGCCCtgaattaagaaaacaaaagcaTAGGTATATAATATTACCGAAAGAAGAGCCATCCAATTTTAGGATGGTAAGCTTAAGCGGTTCCTCAGGTAATTTATCATACAAGAATGGTGCTGCTACACAAATAAATGATCCATTCCTTTTTAATGAAACTTTAGGACTACCATCATCTTCTTCGGTCTGCATCACTAATACTAGCATGCAAACCCTCAATAATTAACCTTCTTCTTATTTCCGACACAAACATTTATTCATTAATACCATTTTtgggctttttaaaaaaaaaaaaaaaaaaaaagaatcccCCCTTCTGTTTCAAAGGGGTTTGGTTTATTGTGTGATTCTTTGTTGAAGAATTAGAGTTTGTTTTAATTGGAGGAGATCATTAAACAGAAAGAATGAAAGAGAGAGGACAACagttttttttggttgttttaaGGTTTTGTTTAGAATTGGACGATGAGAAGGAAATAATTGGACAACGGTTATTTTGGTTACCCGAATTAACTGTCTAAATCACGCGCCAAAAAGAGCGCACGTTAGGCAGattttgtcttttttctttattttttactgaGACTGTAATATACATGAAAGATTTGGTTGGTTACCATTTGGATGCAGGGATTTTGTAAATTGTGGACAATTTAAATTGACTGTGGTGTGCATGTAACTACATGTGTAGCAGTTGATTGATGGGAACTTTAGTCCTCCCATTGTGCACTGTAGTTGATTTGACCAAAGAAAGCTCCATCTATATGAAATTTTTTAGTATGTGCCTCACATATAATAAGTTGATTGATGGTAACATTAATCGAGTGAGATTGCTTTTTGTGAGACAAAAAAGTGAACACTTCTAGATtcacaaaaaaatttaagtgcAAGTTTTTATATCACAAAACTAATGCAGCACTGTGAGACACATTAACAATTTTCTTCTATGATTGAACTAATACTGGTTCACGGTAAAATGTGTGTTCCAAAGCCTAAATGAATGGTTTCATTAGGGATTATTTGGCGACTAAAGCGGGAAAAATAAGGTGCTTTGATTAAACCATTAGGTGGCGCTCCTTGCTTTAACTACATCCATGAGCTGGTTGTTAGGATTTTAAGGTGTGAATgcgaaatgagaaaaaaaatctttggagtgCACTCAAAAGGCACCTTTTGGGTTGCACCTTTCCATCTCACTTTTTTTATTGTCCATAAATTCAAAGGCTTTGCCTCAAAAttaaaaacaccaaaaaaaaaaaaaaacagaaatctTTCTCCCTCTAAACTGTTCTttgcatttgttttcaaaacaaaattataatagAGTCGTGTGATTTGTTGCCGAATTTGTGTTCGACGAAGTAGGTGGGGTTTGAGGTGTTGGAAATATTACGGAAATCACAGAAACTCTTGTAGCTGGAGGCGTGTCAAaagacactgtccttaaggataaTTCACCTGGTGTAGGTGTAtcccccaggattcaacaagctcttctagtataaACTAGGAGCACAGAAACTGACAAAGATTATCTTTTTGTATCCAGCACTAAACGAAGAAAAAGTGTTCAAAAGTTTTTACTTTGTTTCCTTTCTAAAGTAGATATATAGAACTATATATATAGGTAATAGTTGAAAACCATTGTTGAAGATCTGCCAACGTTCTCATTTTAATTTAAATGAATATAAGCCAAAGATAACCATTTAAGAGGTCAAATACGTTATCATTTGAATTGCAATGAATTCAAATTATATGTTACAAAATGACAACTTATTGCTCATTAAAAATCAATATGTGACAATCAATAGTTTGAAGAAAACCTTCTGGCAACGGATCAAGTATTCCCATAATAAATGCCATTAAGGCAATTCAATTTTTGTACCAATTGATTGTTGAAATTGTAAATAGAAATATTAGAAACTAataattctttttgagataataaaataattatttttccaacaatcccCCGcttatctcaaaaagaatattaaaaaaaaagaagaagttttgcTGGATTTTTCACATATGAGTCTAATGCGTTGAATCTGGTGTCTCGTAGAC is a genomic window containing:
- the LOC132043063 gene encoding uncharacterized protein LOC132043063, whose amino-acid sequence is MLVLVMQTEEDDGSPKVSLKRNGSFICVAAPFLYDKLPEEPLKLTILKLDGSSFDIEVARNGSVEDLKRAVVESFSHCKVSWLHVWGHFCLSYCGQKLLTDDDLIGTYGIKDGDELSFVRHVSVGYNPEKKQSEGEDHQFDEPRVSNVFDEEELKGEEEDNDSENDEDSNSEDESNGGVLGSCQYRLFHLFRGLFSYQKLANAERRVEQKSE